The proteins below come from a single Mucilaginibacter mali genomic window:
- a CDS encoding AAA family ATPase, whose amino-acid sequence MEAVIFCGIQATGKTTFFKEKFFKTHMRISLDQLNTRNKEFKFVETCIMTNHPFVIDNTNPSRAERAKYIAIAKTNRFKVTGYYFSSKLADALERNNQRTGKEKIPEIGIKGTFKKLRLPSIDEGFDELYYVTVENNIFTVKEWSDEI is encoded by the coding sequence ATGGAAGCGGTAATATTTTGTGGCATTCAAGCTACAGGAAAAACTACTTTTTTTAAAGAGAAGTTTTTTAAAACACACATGCGTATTTCATTAGATCAATTGAACACAAGGAATAAAGAGTTCAAATTTGTTGAAACCTGCATTATGACCAATCACCCTTTCGTAATAGACAATACTAACCCCTCCCGGGCAGAAAGGGCAAAATATATAGCTATTGCAAAAACCAACAGGTTTAAGGTAACGGGATACTATTTTAGCTCTAAACTGGCCGATGCATTAGAGCGAAACAACCAGCGAACAGGCAAAGAAAAAATCCCTGAAATTGGTATAAAAGGCACTTTTAAAAAGCTACGCTTGCCATCTATTGATGAGGGTTTTGATGAACTGTATTACGTAACCGTTGAAAATAATATATTCACTGTAAAAGAATGGTCTGATGAAATTTGA
- a CDS encoding tRNA(His) guanylyltransferase Thg1 family protein, which produces MKFDDLDVKMRVYETSQDRCVLPEVYMTARIDGRGFTRLTKEVHQFKAPFDEKFRDLMIETVKHLMSCGFNVIYGYTQSDEISLLFHPSENLFGRKTRKYISVLAGEASAKFSAGLGDVGAFDCRISELPNKRLVEDYFRWRNEDAHRNALNAHCYWRLRQDNYTVNQATSKIEGMSIAAKNELLFQYGINFNDIPTWQKRGIGIYWTSVKKEGFNPKTNEHVLVDKRALYTDLELPMREEYNKFICDLLDRYETVTL; this is translated from the coding sequence ATGAAATTTGATGATCTGGATGTTAAAATGAGGGTCTATGAAACCTCGCAAGACCGTTGTGTTTTACCTGAAGTGTACATGACTGCCCGGATTGATGGGCGGGGCTTTACCCGGTTAACCAAAGAAGTGCATCAATTTAAAGCACCTTTTGACGAAAAATTTCGGGACCTGATGATTGAAACTGTAAAGCATTTAATGAGTTGCGGGTTTAATGTGATATATGGTTACACACAAAGCGATGAAATATCACTACTATTCCATCCCAGCGAAAATCTTTTTGGACGAAAGACCCGAAAATACATTTCTGTTTTAGCAGGCGAGGCCAGTGCTAAGTTTTCGGCCGGATTGGGGGATGTAGGGGCTTTCGACTGTCGTATTTCCGAGCTTCCAAACAAACGTTTAGTAGAAGATTATTTCAGATGGCGTAACGAGGATGCACACCGGAATGCCTTGAATGCACACTGTTACTGGCGTTTGAGGCAGGATAACTACACCGTTAACCAGGCTACTTCTAAAATTGAAGGGATGAGTATTGCAGCTAAGAATGAACTACTATTTCAATATGGCATCAATTTCAACGATATACCTACCTGGCAAAAGAGAGGGATAGGCATTTACTGGACAAGTGTAAAAAAGGAGGGTTTTAACCCTAAAACCAATGAGCATGTGCTGGTTGATAAAAGGGCTCTATATACTGATCTCGAGTTACCTATGCGCGAAGAATATAATAAGTTCATATGTGATCTGTTAGACAGGTACGAGACTGTTACTTTATAA
- a CDS encoding hybrid sensor histidine kinase/response regulator transcription factor: MKKGGLTTFILLLWQITFAQSGISAVHYDTEDGLPQKTVMNIVQDRQGFMWFSTWDGICKFDGVNFYTYKVRKEDSPNMRSDRFDGMWLDKFGYIWVNTYEGEIYRFDPRTERFRGLRSSKELGKLDFITHGITRNPSGKRWVLNPKLGCICFRDTAFLPVLFNKSNHLIGNNHVNKVFEDTRGNSWLLTDAGIHVFSPGLKSINQYYTGKTGTAHGFYSAIQIGNDILLGSDSGMMYRYAMASGRMSTLPTCGAASIKYIQPISAAQTFIAAADDHFFIFDHQTQKLQSYSISGFRPGANVHINYCYADRAANIWIKTDEAGISRFSIRSRQFKYYNPKVPAGPKDPTTPRFYIWEDKNNRLWIQPGEAGLQLYDPAIDELKSFRAPAFSNHAQSVILHSGYSDRQGNLWLSTRSNGINKVLFGDAGLKTQIVDPDTSALLNNDIRSIMQDHRGRLWVGTKGGKVFVYDSGIHQQGYLCTDGRIGHGLPVDGRAYTITEDASHRIWIGCKGNGVYKLVPNADSASFRISHYQNSKADPYSLSDDRVYSIFVDQNQRVWVGTYGGGLNLLDDKADGRFFNYRNDFKDYPIASAYRIRSIAGDNYGNLYIGTPMGLFATRPNYSDLAHLKLEHFERSPTAGSIGGNDIYDIATTKKGETYISCFGGGLTKVASRRSNGLPSSFITYTTQNGLPSNLVQQIEEDNKGKLWLSAESSVSRFDPITGTFQSYSDVPRLLRGEVISEGGAAHTNGGHILFGCSAGIVIIDPSKLSPLPFTPYVAFTAFRIANRDVPVSDSTVLPKNVDYLQHIRLNYRQNFISIEFAALDFKNTQQLNYAYRLDGIDNGWVNTKQGDASYSNLSPGTYVFRVRSTNSYGTWGNNERRLMIEIVPAFWQTVWAWILYLIAAASLTFFGLRWVYQYFRLKDRLQLEHEQAEMKANFFTEISHEIRTPLTMIVSPVEHMLEKGKFEPAVTEHLKLIHKNAARMLRLVNQVLDLRKMESQLLIVCEVEAGAVLSDVASGFLPMANVNNITLKMDDRTQGTGVWLDKDGFEKIIYNLVSNAIKSTSAGDTITVESYLEQGKFVVRVADSGRGMSAELLQKLFSRFISYNPNKNQPGTGLGLSIVKQIADRHHANVSVESSEKTGSTFTVVFEPGTAHFKDDPNVLILNRDPHVSAPDIAPLVNDEADESIVKEQNTILVIEDDEDLRRYITGILRTDYNVIEAGSGSEGMDKALAETPDFILSDIMMPGTDGLSFLKQLRDNTATSHIPLIFLTARADQETELKAYDFGAEAFMTKPFSTRVLQSRIKTIIGQRRRLYQGMVPLRNGNGNTTAGTATTEKPPKLTRIDEQFIKKIRSEIEKHIAESEYTVEELIAALPMSRTVFVKKLKSITGYSPIEFMRFVKIQYAAKLLGTKNYSIKEVSNMVGIADTKYFSHRFKEIIGMMPSEYKATVKN, translated from the coding sequence ATGAAAAAAGGGGGACTTACTACATTTATACTACTGCTATGGCAAATCACATTTGCCCAAAGCGGTATATCTGCCGTACATTACGATACCGAAGACGGCCTGCCCCAAAAAACCGTAATGAATATTGTGCAGGATCGCCAGGGGTTCATGTGGTTCTCTACCTGGGATGGCATCTGCAAGTTTGACGGGGTTAATTTTTACACCTATAAAGTACGTAAAGAAGACAGCCCTAATATGCGCAGCGACCGTTTCGACGGCATGTGGCTTGATAAATTTGGGTATATCTGGGTAAACACCTACGAGGGCGAAATATATCGCTTTGATCCGCGTACCGAGCGTTTCCGGGGTCTCCGCTCAAGTAAAGAACTGGGGAAGCTTGATTTCATCACCCATGGCATCACCCGCAACCCATCCGGTAAAAGGTGGGTGCTTAATCCCAAACTCGGTTGTATCTGCTTCAGGGATACCGCGTTCCTGCCCGTACTCTTTAACAAAAGCAATCATCTTATCGGCAATAACCACGTCAACAAGGTTTTTGAGGATACCAGGGGCAATTCATGGCTGCTTACCGATGCCGGTATACACGTTTTTTCGCCCGGTCTTAAAAGCATCAACCAATATTATACCGGCAAAACAGGCACCGCACATGGTTTTTACAGCGCTATACAAATAGGCAACGATATACTATTAGGGTCGGATTCGGGTATGATGTATCGATACGCCATGGCCAGCGGACGCATGAGCACCCTCCCTACCTGCGGCGCCGCATCTATAAAATATATACAACCCATCAGCGCCGCTCAAACGTTCATCGCCGCTGCCGACGATCATTTTTTCATTTTCGATCATCAAACACAAAAGCTGCAAAGCTATAGCATCAGCGGCTTCCGGCCCGGGGCAAACGTACATATCAATTATTGCTACGCCGACCGCGCCGCCAATATTTGGATAAAAACCGACGAGGCCGGTATTTCGCGCTTTAGCATCCGCAGTAGGCAGTTTAAATATTACAATCCAAAGGTGCCGGCCGGGCCTAAGGACCCTACTACCCCCCGCTTTTATATTTGGGAAGATAAAAACAATCGATTGTGGATTCAACCGGGCGAAGCAGGACTACAGCTTTATGATCCTGCGATCGATGAACTAAAGTCATTCCGAGCACCAGCTTTCAGCAACCACGCGCAATCCGTTATTCTGCACTCGGGCTATTCCGACAGACAGGGTAATCTTTGGCTTAGCACCCGGTCAAACGGCATCAATAAGGTTTTATTTGGCGACGCGGGCCTGAAAACCCAAATTGTAGATCCGGATACCAGCGCCCTGCTCAACAATGATATCCGCAGCATAATGCAGGACCATCGGGGGCGTTTGTGGGTGGGTACCAAAGGCGGAAAAGTATTTGTGTACGATAGCGGTATCCATCAACAGGGCTATTTATGTACCGATGGGCGCATCGGCCATGGCCTGCCGGTTGACGGACGGGCCTATACCATAACCGAGGATGCATCACATCGTATTTGGATAGGCTGCAAGGGCAATGGCGTTTACAAATTGGTACCCAATGCCGATTCGGCATCGTTCCGTATCAGCCACTATCAAAATAGCAAGGCCGACCCTTACAGTTTAAGCGATGACCGGGTGTACAGCATTTTTGTTGATCAGAATCAGCGCGTATGGGTGGGCACTTATGGCGGCGGTTTAAATTTACTGGATGACAAAGCAGACGGCCGCTTTTTTAACTACCGGAACGATTTTAAAGACTACCCCATCGCCAGCGCTTACCGCATACGCTCCATTGCCGGCGACAATTATGGCAACCTGTATATTGGCACTCCCATGGGTCTGTTTGCCACCAGGCCAAACTACAGCGATCTGGCACATTTAAAGCTGGAACACTTTGAGCGCTCACCAACCGCCGGCAGCATTGGGGGTAATGATATTTACGATATCGCCACCACAAAAAAAGGAGAAACCTATATCTCCTGCTTTGGCGGCGGGTTAACTAAGGTGGCCAGTCGCCGTTCAAACGGCTTGCCATCAAGCTTTATCACTTATACTACCCAAAACGGGTTGCCATCTAACCTGGTACAACAGATTGAAGAAGACAATAAGGGCAAGTTGTGGTTATCGGCAGAGTCGTCCGTATCCCGGTTCGATCCAATTACAGGTACCTTTCAATCGTATTCGGATGTTCCCCGGCTGCTGCGTGGCGAGGTAATATCCGAGGGGGGCGCCGCCCATACCAACGGCGGGCATATTTTATTTGGCTGTAGCGCAGGTATTGTTATTATTGACCCATCGAAACTATCGCCGCTGCCTTTTACGCCTTATGTGGCTTTTACCGCTTTCCGCATAGCTAATAGGGACGTGCCGGTGAGCGACTCGACCGTTCTGCCTAAAAATGTAGATTATCTGCAACACATCAGACTTAACTACCGGCAAAATTTCATCAGTATAGAATTTGCCGCGCTTGATTTTAAGAATACGCAACAGCTTAACTACGCCTACCGCCTTGATGGCATTGATAACGGTTGGGTAAACACCAAACAAGGCGACGCCAGCTACAGCAACCTATCGCCGGGAACTTATGTGTTTCGCGTAAGATCGACCAATAGTTATGGCACCTGGGGCAATAACGAGCGCCGGCTTATGATAGAGATCGTCCCCGCCTTTTGGCAAACGGTGTGGGCCTGGATCTTATACCTCATTGCCGCTGCCTCGCTTACATTTTTTGGATTGCGATGGGTTTATCAGTACTTCAGGCTTAAGGACCGCCTGCAACTGGAACACGAACAGGCCGAGATGAAGGCCAATTTCTTCACCGAAATTTCGCACGAGATCCGCACTCCACTAACCATGATCGTATCGCCGGTTGAACATATGCTTGAAAAGGGCAAGTTTGAGCCTGCTGTAACCGAACACCTGAAGCTTATTCATAAAAACGCGGCACGGATGCTTCGCCTGGTAAACCAGGTGCTCGATCTGCGTAAAATGGAAAGCCAGCTACTAATTGTTTGCGAGGTTGAAGCCGGCGCGGTACTTAGCGATGTAGCCAGCGGATTTTTACCAATGGCCAATGTGAATAACATTACCCTTAAGATGGATGACCGCACGCAGGGCACGGGGGTTTGGCTGGATAAGGATGGATTTGAAAAGATCATTTATAACCTGGTGTCAAACGCGATAAAAAGCACCTCGGCGGGAGATACGATAACGGTTGAAAGTTATTTGGAGCAGGGCAAATTCGTGGTGCGCGTTGCCGACAGCGGGCGGGGTATGAGCGCGGAATTGCTGCAGAAACTGTTCAGCCGGTTTATATCATACAACCCCAATAAAAACCAACCCGGCACCGGCCTGGGGCTATCGATAGTTAAACAAATTGCCGACCGGCACCACGCCAATGTTAGTGTAGAAAGTTCGGAAAAGACGGGCAGTACATTTACCGTTGTTTTTGAACCCGGCACCGCTCATTTTAAAGATGACCCTAATGTTTTAATACTAAACCGGGACCCGCACGTATCTGCCCCCGATATTGCGCCATTAGTTAACGACGAGGCTGATGAGTCCATAGTAAAAGAACAAAACACGATTTTGGTGATAGAGGATGACGAAGACCTGCGCCGGTATATTACCGGCATTTTACGGACTGATTACAACGTTATTGAAGCCGGCAGCGGCAGCGAGGGAATGGATAAAGCACTAGCAGAGACTCCCGATTTTATATTAAGCGATATCATGATGCCGGGCACCGACGGCCTTAGTTTTTTAAAGCAACTGCGCGATAACACGGCTACCAGCCACATCCCCCTGATATTTTTAACCGCCCGTGCCGACCAGGAAACAGAACTAAAGGCTTATGATTTTGGCGCTGAAGCCTTTATGACCAAGCCCTTCAGCACACGTGTGCTGCAATCGCGCATTAAAACCATTATCGGGCAGCGCAGGCGTCTTTACCAGGGCATGGTGCCATTGCGGAATGGCAATGGCAATACAACAGCCGGAACTGCTACAACCGAAAAACCACCGAAGCTAACCCGCATCGATGAGCAGTTTATTAAAAAGATACGTAGTGAGATAGAAAAGCATATCGCCGAGAGTGAATATACCGTAGAAGAACTGATAGCCGCCTTACCCATGAGCCGCACGGTATTTGTAAAAAAGCTGAAGAGCATTACCGGTTACAGCCCTATTGAGTTTATGCGTTTTGTAAAAATACAATACGCCGCCAAGCTGCTGGGCACCAAAAATTATTCGATAAAGGAAGTATCAAACATGGTAGGCATTGCCGATACCAAATACTTCTCGCACCGGTTTAAGGAGATCATCGGGATGATGCCGAGTGAATACAAGGCGACGGTTAAGAATTAG
- a CDS encoding Ig-like domain-containing protein has translation MKTYFSLGVLVAGLLCPAILLAQVPVLKVDLNTADRQRAEVNELGYAAWPVKPGDSDMMKLKGVTITFTKKGGSGRLASGYYKTAVQAPYYARLAGDGLILDGGAGSAIEMRISGLPAGEHTLLTYHNSLKGGNTQPGAINISVNGQQQVSNLQPTQRVHENSDSQTAFLHLSAQAGKDVVILFESAATSADHGIVINGFELNTGNIKEMARLPLPKNGDEHADADNGTLGLKWTAAPQAAAHDVYLGTDSTAVATATHTSPLFKGNVKTTGYNATGIYSMLTYYWRVDEIAADGKVSKGNVWYFRPRQLAFVGAEGYGRFARGGRGGKVVEVINLNDDGPGSFREAVTKDIGPRTIVFAVSGIIKLKSRLTLHEKYVTIAGQTAPGKGICIAGAPVGIVNDDDMVRFLRVRIGAGTTYDGMGLTGADNSIVDHCSISWSIDEGFSSRGAHNITLQRTMIAEALNVAGHDHYEVGKAHGFAGSIGGEVGSFHHNLLAHCAGRNWSLAGGADGDGNYLGKMDIRNNVVYNWDHRATDGGAREVNFVGNYYKPGASTTFFWALNAQHEGYGGGMQRYYFAGNVMPGHFDLSNEADGRKETGKVSYQTYLDKPFFEPYVTTQSAEDAYKDVLSDVGCNQPTFDDHDIRIVNETLKGTYTYKGSKTGKAGLPDNQQDVGGWENYPETHRDASFDTDHDGLPDWWEKLHNTNPKSAEGDFSDANADTDHDGFTALDDYLGWMANTHFEAQAGKPLSIDLKTLSRGYTKKCVYQTDKVVNGEVAVKNGVVSFTPAKAGLASFSFTVTDGDKSTFTRQINILVQ, from the coding sequence ATGAAAACGTATTTCTCCCTTGGCGTCTTAGTTGCCGGGCTTTTATGTCCCGCGATATTATTGGCGCAAGTTCCTGTACTAAAAGTAGATCTTAACACCGCCGACCGCCAGCGTGCCGAAGTGAACGAATTAGGCTATGCCGCCTGGCCCGTTAAACCCGGCGATAGCGATATGATGAAGCTAAAGGGTGTCACCATCACCTTTACCAAAAAAGGTGGCAGTGGCCGCCTGGCATCGGGCTATTATAAAACAGCGGTGCAGGCCCCATACTATGCCCGCCTGGCCGGCGACGGTTTGATCCTGGACGGCGGCGCGGGTTCTGCAATAGAAATGCGCATCAGCGGATTACCTGCCGGCGAGCATACGTTACTTACTTATCATAACAGTTTAAAGGGTGGCAATACTCAGCCTGGTGCTATTAATATCTCGGTGAATGGCCAGCAACAGGTGAGCAACTTGCAGCCTACACAACGTGTGCACGAAAATTCAGATAGTCAAACGGCTTTCCTGCATTTAAGCGCACAGGCTGGTAAAGATGTGGTTATACTGTTTGAAAGCGCCGCTACATCGGCCGATCACGGCATTGTGATCAACGGATTTGAGCTAAATACCGGTAATATTAAGGAAATGGCCCGTCTGCCACTTCCAAAAAATGGCGATGAACATGCCGATGCCGATAATGGCACTCTTGGTTTAAAATGGACGGCTGCCCCGCAAGCCGCTGCACACGATGTATATTTAGGTACGGATTCTACCGCCGTAGCTACTGCCACTCACACATCACCCTTATTTAAAGGCAATGTGAAAACCACCGGGTATAACGCCACCGGCATCTACAGCATGCTCACCTACTACTGGCGCGTGGACGAAATTGCTGCCGATGGCAAGGTAAGTAAAGGTAATGTTTGGTACTTCCGCCCGCGGCAATTGGCTTTTGTGGGTGCTGAGGGCTACGGTCGCTTCGCCCGTGGTGGCCGTGGCGGTAAGGTGGTTGAGGTTATCAATTTAAACGATGACGGCCCCGGCAGTTTCCGCGAAGCGGTAACAAAGGATATCGGTCCGCGGACTATTGTGTTTGCGGTATCGGGCATCATCAAACTAAAATCGCGCCTTACCCTGCACGAAAAGTATGTAACCATTGCCGGGCAAACCGCGCCGGGTAAGGGTATCTGTATTGCAGGCGCACCAGTAGGGATAGTAAATGATGACGATATGGTGCGCTTTTTACGCGTACGCATCGGCGCGGGCACTACTTATGATGGCATGGGCCTTACGGGTGCCGATAACAGCATTGTAGACCATTGCTCCATCAGTTGGTCTATTGATGAGGGCTTCAGTTCGCGCGGGGCGCATAATATTACCTTGCAGCGCACCATGATAGCCGAGGCGCTGAACGTAGCCGGGCACGATCATTACGAAGTGGGCAAAGCGCACGGTTTTGCCGGAAGTATAGGCGGCGAAGTAGGCAGCTTTCACCATAACCTGTTGGCACATTGCGCCGGCCGTAACTGGAGCCTGGCCGGTGGTGCCGATGGCGATGGGAACTATCTGGGCAAAATGGATATCCGTAATAACGTAGTTTACAACTGGGACCACCGCGCCACCGATGGCGGCGCCCGCGAGGTTAACTTTGTAGGCAACTATTATAAGCCCGGCGCTTCTACCACATTCTTTTGGGCGCTTAACGCCCAGCACGAGGGTTATGGCGGCGGTATGCAACGTTATTATTTTGCCGGCAACGTAATGCCCGGTCATTTTGATTTAAGCAATGAAGCCGATGGACGCAAGGAAACGGGCAAGGTTTCCTATCAAACCTATTTGGATAAGCCATTCTTCGAGCCTTACGTAACCACCCAAAGCGCCGAAGACGCCTATAAGGATGTGCTATCGGATGTTGGCTGTAATCAACCAACTTTTGATGATCATGATATCCGTATTGTTAACGAAACCTTAAAGGGAACATACACTTACAAGGGCAGCAAAACCGGTAAGGCTGGCTTGCCAGATAACCAGCAGGACGTAGGCGGATGGGAAAACTATCCCGAAACACACCGCGATGCCAGTTTTGATACCGACCACGACGGCCTGCCCGACTGGTGGGAAAAACTGCACAATACCAACCCCAAATCAGCCGAAGGAGATTTCTCCGATGCCAATGCAGATACCGACCACGACGGCTTCACCGCCCTTGATGATTACCTTGGTTGGATGGCCAATACACACTTTGAGGCGCAGGCAGGTAAGCCGCTTAGCATCGACCTGAAAACCCTATCGCGCGGGTACACTAAAAAATGTGTTTACCAAACTGATAAAGTAGTGAATGGCGAAGTTGCTGTTAAAAATGGCGTGGTATCATTCACCCCGGCCAAAGCAGGCTTAGCTTCGTTTAGCTTTACCGTAACTGATGGCGATAAGAGCACCTTTACCCGGCAGATAAATATCCTGGTGCAATAA
- a CDS encoding RagB/SusD family nutrient uptake outer membrane protein produces the protein MKAKNNIYKITAKRVGLLAALAIMTLAGCKKNFELPAHGSEDAAVLWNDEGSIQYHLNGTYQIIMPDYPYEIAAYLQEFASDENIGSATDNALKNIMGIGSVMTSNDVKIIASKYQGTNKGDNKYFDIARCNEAIGKIPVSTLSALSQRKLIGQYYMLRAMAYFDLVRLYGGVPLITKAQDPANLELVGRSSAKVCVNQIISDLDSAAVKLDGVTWADATERGKLTKAAALCYKAKVLLYWASPQFNPVNDGVHTYDATRWQTALAANKTAYDYCVAQNFKLMTDYSTIFQTEGTANTEAIIVRSYSNTLAKRGNNVEAKVRPAGALNGGSGSDYYVASQRMLDAYTMADGTPIAQAGTAYDAFMYWKNRDPRFAQTIAYNGSNWKLNGIATRKQWTYTTEIEGSNKPFYCKRFSAPDLAASLVAVTGDIGGNGFDWIELRLAEVILNYAECLNETGDLTGAKNMVRQIRVRAKITAGANDYGLGFATNQAQMRDLIANERMVEFAFEGKRGWDLRRTRKFHELSGNLFVMGEVISPANTATKKSELETVDANGIRGRDKLDMNNATVYNNYFARTAVYGNNTQAIAINAAQCYFYGMPSSFLLSSPLIDQTLGWDNGTFDPLK, from the coding sequence ATGAAAGCAAAAAATAACATATATAAAATAACCGCCAAACGCGTTGGCTTGCTTGCCGCATTGGCAATAATGACCCTTGCAGGCTGTAAAAAGAACTTTGAATTGCCTGCACACGGTTCAGAGGATGCTGCTGTTTTGTGGAACGACGAGGGTTCCATACAGTATCATTTAAATGGCACTTATCAAATAATTATGCCCGACTACCCGTATGAGATTGCGGCTTACCTCCAGGAATTTGCCAGCGATGAGAACATTGGTTCGGCAACAGATAATGCCTTGAAAAATATAATGGGTATTGGAAGTGTAATGACATCGAACGATGTGAAGATCATTGCCAGCAAATACCAGGGTACCAATAAAGGTGATAACAAATATTTTGATATTGCACGTTGTAACGAAGCCATTGGCAAGATCCCTGTTTCAACCTTATCAGCCTTAAGTCAGCGAAAACTGATCGGGCAGTATTACATGTTAAGGGCTATGGCTTATTTTGACCTGGTTAGGTTATACGGTGGCGTTCCATTAATAACAAAGGCGCAAGACCCTGCCAATTTAGAGTTAGTTGGCCGTTCAAGTGCTAAGGTATGTGTTAATCAAATTATTAGCGATCTTGACTCGGCTGCGGTAAAACTGGACGGTGTTACCTGGGCCGATGCAACAGAACGTGGTAAATTAACCAAAGCTGCCGCTTTATGCTATAAAGCAAAAGTATTGCTTTATTGGGCAAGCCCGCAGTTTAACCCGGTTAATGATGGTGTACACACTTACGATGCAACCCGCTGGCAAACAGCCTTGGCCGCAAATAAAACTGCTTATGACTACTGCGTTGCTCAAAATTTCAAATTGATGACCGATTACAGTACCATTTTCCAAACAGAGGGTACCGCTAATACAGAAGCTATTATTGTTAGATCGTACTCAAACACACTGGCAAAAAGGGGCAACAACGTTGAAGCCAAAGTTCGCCCGGCTGGCGCACTTAACGGTGGCTCAGGTTCTGATTACTATGTAGCTTCACAGCGCATGCTTGATGCGTATACAATGGCTGATGGTACGCCCATTGCGCAGGCTGGCACAGCTTATGATGCCTTTATGTATTGGAAGAACCGCGATCCGCGTTTTGCGCAAACCATTGCCTATAACGGCAGCAACTGGAAACTGAACGGTATTGCCACCAGGAAACAATGGACATATACTACAGAAATAGAAGGCAGCAACAAGCCGTTTTACTGCAAGCGTTTCAGCGCTCCGGATCTGGCGGCTTCGTTGGTAGCTGTAACAGGTGATATTGGCGGTAATGGTTTCGACTGGATAGAGCTGCGCCTTGCCGAAGTGATATTAAATTATGCGGAGTGTTTGAACGAAACCGGTGATCTGACCGGTGCTAAAAATATGGTGCGCCAAATAAGGGTACGTGCAAAAATTACCGCCGGTGCAAATGATTATGGTTTAGGCTTCGCTACTAACCAGGCCCAAATGCGCGACCTGATTGCTAACGAACGGATGGTTGAATTTGCTTTTGAAGGTAAACGTGGTTGGGATTTGAGAAGAACACGGAAGTTTCACGAATTAAGCGGCAATTTATTTGTAATGGGCGAGGTAATTAGTCCGGCAAATACAGCCACTAAAAAATCTGAATTGGAAACCGTTGACGCTAACGGTATACGCGGCCGCGATAAACTGGATATGAACAATGCGACAGTTTATAATAATTATTTTGCACGTACAGCTGTGTACGGCAACAACACCCAGGCTATCGCTATCAACGCGGCGCAATGCTATTTCTATGGTATGCCAAGCAGCTTTTTACTATCATCACCGCTGATCGATCAAACCCTCGGGTGGGATAACGGAACTTTTGATCCACTTAAATAA